A window of Pristis pectinata isolate sPriPec2 chromosome 33, sPriPec2.1.pri, whole genome shotgun sequence contains these coding sequences:
- the LOC127585440 gene encoding ferritin heavy chain-like isoform X3, protein MAFSIMASSCNTGTESVSVWSGTETHNLLTQSYYFDRCDVALRNFAKFYLEQSAEEQKHAEKLMKFQNQRGGRIILYDIKKPYQDEWGSGLEAMEHALELEKEVNQCILNLHKLASEQNDPNLCEFLESNYLSEQVAAIRKLGDHITNLKRLGAPENGMGEYLFDRHSLGKNS, encoded by the exons atggcatttTCAATAATGGCCAGCTCCTGCAATACTGGGACTGAAAGTGTCAGTGTCTGGAGTGGGACTGaaacccacaaccttttgactCAG TCATACTACTTCGATCGTTGTGATGTTGCTTTGAGAAACTTTGCCAAGTTTTACTTGGAACAGTCTGCTGAGGAACAGAAGCACGCTGAGAAGCTGATGAAGTTTCAGAATCAACGTGGAGGCCGCATCATCCTGTATGATATCAAG AAACCTTACCAAGATGAGTGGGGCAGTGGCTTGGAGGCAATGGAGCATGCACTGGAGCTTGAGAAAGAAGTCAATCAATGCATTCTGAACCTGCACAAACTGGCAAGTGAACAGAACGATCCTAAT CTGTGTGAATTCTTGGAGTCAAACTACTTGAGTGAACAAGTCGCAGCCATTAGGAAGCTTGGAGATCACATTACCAACCTGAAGAGACTGGGAGCTCCTGAGAATGGTATGGGAGAGTATCTGTTCGACAGGCACTCCCTGGGAAAGAACAGTTAA
- the LOC127585442 gene encoding ferritin heavy chain-like, giving the protein MTSQVRQNYHQECEASVNRQINMELYASYVYLSMSAYFDRDDVALKNFAKFFQEQSYEEREHVEKLIKFQNQRGGRVILQDVSKPDRDEWSNGLEALQCALHLEKTVNQSLLELHKLAADKNDPHMCDFLETHYLHEQVEAIKKLGDMITNLTRMGAPQSGMAEYLFDKHTLGKSS; this is encoded by the exons ATGACTTCCCAAGTGCGCCAGAATTACCACCAGGAATGCGAAGCCAGCGTCAACCGGCAGATCAACATGGAGCTTTATGCCTCCTATGTCTACCTGTCTATG TCTGCTTACTTCGATCGGGATGATGTGGCGTTGAAGAACTTCGCCAAGTTTTTTCAGGAGCAGTCCTACGAGGAGCGGGAGCATGTGGAGAAGCTGATAAAGTTCCAGAACCAGCGTGGAGGACGCGTTATTCTCCAGGATGTTTCG AAACCTGACCGAGACGAGTGGAGCAATGGCCTCGAGGCTCTGCAGTGTGCCCTTCACCTGGAAAAGACCGTCAACCAGTCTCTCCTGGAGCTCCACAAACTTGCCGCTGACAAGAACGACCCTCAT ATGTGCGACTTCTTGGAAACCCATTACTTGCATGAGCAGGTCGAAGCCATAAAGAAGCTTGGAGACATGATCACCAATCTGACTCGCATGGGGGCGCCCCAGAGCGGCATGGCGGAGTACCTGTTTGACAAGCATACACTGGGCAAGAGCAGCTAA